The sequence below is a genomic window from Wyeomyia smithii strain HCP4-BCI-WySm-NY-G18 chromosome 1, ASM2978416v1, whole genome shotgun sequence.
agataataaacaaacatttcatcggatattaaattgaacaactgaaatttgaagaacacaaatgattatttgaagagttaatattttctcgttttgcgctataatccaaagttaattatcttcatctactctcatactctgactattattacgtgtttgcgtcgcttagtgtttggctacggtcatgcagaacgcaaataacggcgcgatgcgattcggcaagacgaaatctgttgaaatgtatagctctacttcgccttaaaaagagctgtacatttcaccacggtaaggcgaatcgcatcgcgccggcattcgcgttctgcataaccgtaggcTTTGTTCCGtttccgtttaatgatgtcgtatcaaatgtacatattacaattcggcagcacttcaacttctcatttgcacaaaatttaaaaatattcaatgaacttcattcaaaatatcagacaaaaagaaattacaatactgttaatgaacggtcaacgtttatttactagaaaaaatgactgacacgcaagcagccgggttaactTTCTtgtaaagtattctacttcaaccttgcggtcgtggctttgcatacaaccttcttgtgattttttgctaTTACCTGCCCCCCGCCGCCGCGGATAATTTACCACTCTGTACGCGCGGTTTAAATTTTACTGACCTACCCGAATAAGTGAGCAAGCAGCCAGTTACCGGCAGTGGTTTGCTGCCAAAGTCAGGTTTTTGTCGTTCGTACTTTATGGTTGCAATTGCTCTCTACATTCAACGTAAACGCTAAGGGTAGGCTAAAAAACGAGCGGCGGTGGATGGATGAACTTGAAATTTTCCGTAAGTGAAGAGTGATGTTTTGTTTACGTGCACCGGCCTCCGTGTTGATTGTTCAAAATAAAAGAGTTTAAGGTTTTTGTAAAAACGCAATAATTCGATTCGGTTTGTGGACACACCTTGGATGGCTTCCGGCGCGGAAGATTTCTCTCCGAAAAGGCGTGAGTGATTATTTCGGAGATTCAGTCATTAAGATTGAATACACATTATCTAGAAGGAGAAAAAAACTAAACTTTGTGTGCTTCGCAAagaagctcaaaaattagcttaCCTGCAGAACGATTAAGAGTAGTAATGGCACCAACCGGCGTTTTTGCATTGAAACCTCTGTTTATATGACTTGAATTGTCGATTGACACAgattgattttcaaattaatcTTGAAATTTATGAATAGCGCTTTCAAACAGAACATCTTATTGACACTCCCAGTTATTGCATACCAACATTTTCTGCTTCGAACCGCTCTTCAAGACCACCGATATCACCGCCATTCTACCCACCAAGTGCCTGAGTGCTAAAGATGGGACCTTCCAGACAGCCTTATCTTATCAGCGCAGCAGCGATGAGTGCTACGGTGCTATTCACGCCGATTTATCTGCGgctatactgccgtgagatgacattgtgacgtagatccaagtgatcagtttttcagtacggcacaaaaacgaaagaattctccgtcacttttgtatggaaatgtgtgccaacgtcactttttttttttttattttatgcaacgtacgaataagtaacaacgaaaagaaagataccaaaagataggttttcgaataatgaacaaattgccatgaaaaactcatattcgagaaagtggcacttacgtcactttgtcatctcacggcagtatagcCACATTTGTCAAATATGGTATGAATGATATTTTGTTTGGCTGACTCGAACCGTATCTAACTAGCAGAAATATGTCCGTCAAAATCGGTGAACTCATTTGTTCACCCTTTCCCGTTTAGTCCGGTGTTCCTCAGGGAAGTCATATTGGACCGATTGCATGTCTCAAATCATGTTGCATACATCGTTTCgatgggactctaaacagagctgacatgATGGTCCCCCgacgagacagggggttggggaaggcccaacgagccaccccggaaaacaacatgttacaaataacacattccgattcggaacttgaccttctgttttttattatacacagacttcgcagccgactgtttagtgtacaggacaattccggggctagcgctacgatcctattgacactaacagtctctcccgagccgagactctaaCCTACGAcagctggcttgttaggccagcatcgtacctcgagaccatctaggAGATTCCAGCGAGCTGGTAACCGGCTTAATAGTACTGGGCAAGATGCGCCAtcgcgtgatggggtggcagccgatcaacgcaaggatgtgcaagttgaggataaagggctagttcttcaactacagcatcatcaacgtgcactgcccacatgaaggaagacccgacgacgagaaggaagcgttctacgcgcagctggagcaggtctacgatagctgcccgcgacgggacgtgaaaatcgtcattggggacatgagtgctaaggtaggacgggaggcaatgtacagacagGTTATCGCACCAGACAGcttgcatgccgtgtctaatgataacggccatcagtgcgtaaactttgcagcctcccgtggtatggtagtccgaagtaccttcttcccccgcaaaggtatccacaaatccagctggagatcacccgaccaacagacagagaaccaaatcgaccacgtttcaatcgacggcaggtttttctccgacatcatcaacgttcgcacctaccgcagtgcgaatatagattcggaccagtACCTAGTATCTGTGtgcacccgccgaagtcgaacgccgcgaccaaacattgagcaactgcgggacgccgaggctgcacaggaatacgcgcagcagctggagacagagctacccacggaagagcagctacccttgaagatggctggaggagcatccgatacgccataggtagcactgctgtagcgctactaggtacaagggccccaaatcctagaaatgactggtttgacggcgaatgcaaacggttgatcaaggagaagaatgcagcacgggcgagaatgctgcaacaccgtacaaGAGCGTACGtgaaacgataccgacaggcacggaacagtcAAAACTCGGTCCTCCGAAGGGAGAAGCGCCAGCTAGAGGACCGAGATCACGTAGCGATacaagagctgtaccaagctaacgacactcggaagttctacgagaagctgaacagctcccgcaaaggcttcgtaccgcaagccgatatgtgcaggtgcttggacggcaacctccttacagacgagtgtgaggtgatcgaaaggtggaagcagcacttcgacgagcatctaaacggcgatgcagtagagcgcgaagacggtatggcaactgaccttggtgcacgagcagaagacatcacgATTCTAGCCCCCgatctcctggaggtggaggaggagattggccggctgaaaaacaataaagctgctggagtggaccaacttcccagcgagctattggaatacggtggagaagcactggctagagccgtgcattgggtcattgtcaaggtttgggaggaagaaagagtaccggaggagtggatggagggtattgtgtaccccatctataaaaagggcgacaagctaaAGTGCTGCAACTATCGGGCAATCACtcgctgaacgccgcctacaaggtactctcccaaatgcTCTGCCGttgactatcaccatttgcgaagcagttcgtggggcactaccaggcgggattcatgggtgcccgcatcaccacggatcagatattcgcggctcggcatcatttgttcatcgattttcaatcggcgtacgacacaatcgatcgggaccagctttggcaaattatgcacgattacggatttccggacaaactgacgcggttggtcaaagcgacgatggatcgagtgatgtgtgtagttcgagtatcgggggcactctcgagccccttcgaaacccgaagaggccTAAGGCatggtgatggtctctcgtgcctactgtttaacattgccctggaaggtgtcattagaagagcggggattaacacgagtggcacgatattccaaaattcggttcaactgtttggtttcgccgacgacatcgacattgtggctcggacctttgtgaagatggcggatacgtacatcggactaaaggctggagccaaacggattggactggtcatcaatgcatcgaagacaaagtacatgaaaggaaggggttcacgagaagacagtgctaacctctcACCTCGAGTTCGAGTTGGTGGTGataaaatcgaggtggttgatgagttcgtgtatctggtctcactggtaactgccgacaacgataccagcagaaaaattcaacggcgcattaaggcaggaaatcgtgcatactctggtctccggaggacgctccgatcgagtagaattcgtaaccgcaccaagttaaccatccacaagacgctgatcagaccggtagttctctacgggcatgagacatgaactatgcttgtggaggaccaacgcggtcttcgagcggaaggtgttgcgtaccatcttcggtggactgcagatggaaaacggagtgtggagaaggcgaattaAGCACGAACTGCAGcggctgcttggggagccatctatcgtccacaccgctaagataggcaggttgcggtgggctgggcatgttgtaaggatgtcggacgacagcccggtaaagatggttcttgaaaccaatctgtgagggacgagacggagaggtgcacagcgggctaggtggatcgatcaggtggaagacgacctgcggaccttacgcagactgcagagctgacgaactgcagccatggatcgagtcaaatggagacgactcttacgcacaacaaaggccacaccacggcttgggactgtttggtaaggtaagtacatCGTTTCGAAAGCCTCGTCGCAGCTAGGATCAAACGTTTACTGCCTGAAAGCTCTCTACTGTGCAATTGTTCGGCCGTTATTGGAATATACGTCTGTGGTTTGAGCGGGAAGAACCGCGTTGAGGCTGTTTAACGCAGTTTCTTCCGCTTCGCTTCGCGCCATCTCAGGTGGGCAAGTCCACGCCACCTACGAAAATCGTTGCATGCTGTTTAGGTTAAAAACTGTTGGAAGATAGACGCAACTTGGCTGAAGCGTGCTTCATAGGTGACCTTCTTCAGGGTAATATTGGCTGCTCTGCGCTATTTAGCTTTTTGGACATCAACATACGCAGCCGCAACTTCCGATCGCACCCGTTCCTAAGTATCCCTCGGACATGGACTGATTATGGCCGTCATGAACCAATGCATCATACGTTTCGTGAGTTTAGTAGCTGTTACCAAGCCAAAAAAGTCCAAAAATGATATGCTCTTAAATTCTGCTTCGAATCACCAGAAACACTTTTACAGACCCAGGGATAGcctgaaattgatttcaaatttttctcaaaaataaaatgaCCTATATTGAAAATCCTGAATTAAACTAGGAAATGTAGAAAGCAAAAGAAAATTTTAGTAATTTCTTACAGCAACTAGATGCCCAGAGAAAACATACTAACAAGCAAATCAATTCAACAACTCACCTTCTTTATTCCACAGCCCATTCTCGGCAGCCCGAAGCACATCGAGAAAAGCAACGACTACGAATTTCTGAAACCGTGGCTCGGCACCGGACTTCTCACCAGCCAAGGGCCGAAGTGGCACCCGCGGCGAAAGATTCTTACGCCGGcgtttcatttcaaaattttagacgACTTCGTGGACATCTTCCAGGAGCAGAGTGCCGTACTGGTGAAACGGTTGGAGCGAGAGGTTGGCAATGAGACCGGATTCAACTGCTTCCCGTACGTAACGCTGTGCGCACTCGATATCGTTTGTGGTAAGCTGAAATAGTGGCTGGATTGGGGCTGGAAACTGATCGTTTCTAATGACTTTCAGAAACTGCCATGGGACGGCTGGTGAACGCTCAACTTAACTCTGATTCGGATTACGTCAAAGCAGTTTATCAGTAAGCTATAAAATAGACGAACTAAGCGTAGCGTTAATTCTTTGATTACTTTTTTTTCGCAGAATTGGCAGCATTGTCCAGAACCGTCAGCAAAAAATATGGCTTCAACCGGACATCATATTCAAGCGTACGGAGGACTACCGAAACCATCAGCGATGTCTATCTATTTTACACGAGTTTTCGAATCGGGTGATCCGCGAACGCAAAGAGGAAATCCGCAGACAGAAGAGTGTCAACAATAATTCTAAGGAAGGTATCACAGAGCAAGCAGCAACTGTCGATGGCAACAATAACCCAGAGGAGTTTGGTCGCAAGAAGCGACTAGCTTTCCTAGACCTGCTGATCGAGGCATCCCAGGACGGAACGGTCCTCTCGAACGAAGATATCCGCGAAGAGGTAGACACATTCATGTTCGAAGGTCACGACACAACCTCGGCAGCGATTTCCTGGATCCTGCTGCTGCTGGGCGCAGAACCAACCATTCAGGATCGCATCGTGGAAGAAATAGACCAAATCATGGGCGGTGATCGGGAGCGGTTTCCCACCATGAACGAGCTCAACGAAATGAAGTACCTCGAATGCTGCATCAAGGAGGGTCTCCGGCTGTACCCCAGCGTGCCATTGATTGCCCGGAAGCTAATCGAAGACGTCCAGATCGACAACTACACTATCCCTGCCGGAACGACAGCGATGATTGTGGTCTACCAGCTGCACCGAAACCCGGAGGTGTTCCCCAATCCGGATAAGTTCAACCCGGACCACTTCCTGCCGGAGAACTGCCACGGTCGGCACCCGTACGCGTACATCCCATTCAGTGCCGGCCCCCGGAACTGCATCGGGCAGAAGTTCGCTGTGCTGGAGGAGAAATCAATCATCTCGGCCGTACTGCGCAAGTACCGCATCGAGGCGATCGACCGACGCGAAGATCTCACCCTGCTGGGCGAGCTGATCCTTCGACCGAAGGATGGCTTACGGATACGGATTAGACGGCGAGAGTAGAGGTTTAggtttattttttgtatcataTCTCCAGTAGCGTATTTCCTAGGTTTATTGGATGAAATTGTGGTGTATGAATTATGTTGAATGATTTTAAATGTCATTATTTCTGATACAAACTCAGCGCTTTGGTACACAGGAATTTTTACTTATTAGAGCTTCGTGCTGCAGTCCTGGATACGTAAACATGCAgtaatgcgtttttttttttgtaccgaAAGCCAATAAATGTATTTGAATTGTAAAGTTGTGGTACTTATTTTCACATGTTCTTGGTGTTATcttgtttattgtttttattgttgGATTCCGTTACTTGTAAATCAGGAGTTCTTAATTAGACCCTACAGTTGACGGCGAACACTAATCGGTGTGGCCTAACGCTCATTTGGAGTATTTCGACGTAGACAATTTTGGAAATCCGAAACCGATTCTTATCTCAATGATCGAGTTTTCAGTACAGTACAATGAAGTCATAGATCTTGATCCTCGACGTGGAAGATCCAACCCAGCTTCAATTTGCTTGAATCGAGTGACAAATGAAAACTATTCCACGCGCATTTCTGAAAACCTACCAGCTTGATaagcaaattaaaattaaaataatgcgTATTTTCCGAATCGTCAAATGCAGTAAAACGTCAATACCATCCAAAACTTGGGAACGCAACTAGTTTGAGTAGATTGTTCAAAGAAGATTTGTTTTGCTGACTGAGTTAAACATTCCCCGATCTATTCTACGTTCCTGCACTATTTCTTGAACTGTATTCTTAAAGAAACTGAATACTGCTTCACTTATACGTAAGCCACACTAAATTGTTTCCACCTCAACTAAAAATTATTCGCTGCAATATTACGACCATGAGGAGGCCACAGTAAACCATAAGTGAGGCGTAAATTCACTGCACTTATAACACTTATCGGAACGAGCTGAGCGTTACAATAGTTCCACCTTATCTAATATATTGCAAAAATGCAATCGACACACACACTTTCAAAAAGCGTGGTCACTATTCTAAATTGTTTGTAATTACCATTCGAAATGATTTTGTCCTTGCGGCAGCGAATTAACATATATCTTTGATTAATTTGATATATAAATCCAAACATGGAATAACTATATGAAAATAAATATCTTTAAAATTACAactaaaatataaacaaaataaatgtcCTTCCCACTCGCTGAGTGGGAAGCGAAAACGTTACTGTTTGTAGGCGTTACTTGAAACTATACGCAAAGGGTGTTGATCTTACAGTTAGAGTGAGAAACGGGATGAATCTTACTGCGCACGCAGTTTGTTCGGATCGTGGTAATGCGAAGGGACCACCGTGGGATGCGGTGGCGGTGGAAAGCAGCGTACATGTTCCACGTTCGAGCCTTCAACATCGTTACTCTTGAGGTACTTGTTCAGTATCGCAAAGATCTGTGAGTTTAGCACCTGGAAGCGACGGATGCGGTCCACCATGCGTTTGAGGTTCtataaaacagaaaacaaaggTTAAACTTTAGTTCGTTAGAACTGACTCGAAACTTACAATGCCCTTCACGGTGTCATCCTTTCCGTCGACCCGTTGAACACGCAAAATATGGTAGCAAAAATCGAGCGCCTCAAACTTTCGCTGTTGATTTAGCAGAACAATGATTGCACATCCCGCCCAATGCAGTCCTTCGCCAAAAAGTTCCCTAAAAATACCAGTTCATTATCCATTTTATAGTCACCTCACGCATTCAAAAACACTCACTCAACAGTGTACTCGGTGCCTGCCACCGGGATACAGTACACAAACTGCAACGCCGACCAAAGTCGATGGAATTCCGAACACTCATCGATGTGCATTACTCCATTCACAGGTGGAGGACCAGCCCAAACCGGATCATCCAGGAAGGATTTCACTCGTCCAAGAATAACCTCGAATATGCTCAAACCACAACAGAGCCGTTCACGAGTCAGCAAGTCTCCTTCGCGTGCAATCATGGTTTGCTGTCAATCGAAACGAAACTTTCAATATGTATCgaatacaaaattttcaaactgctTACCTTAGCCGTTCCCAGCTTCTCAATGTTCGGCACGATTTGCAGCGAAGCATACTTTGCCTCGAGCCGTTTCTGTTTGGTTTCCGGTTTCTCGCCCTCCTTGCAATACGGACGAGGCAGAATATTCTGGAAGGGTGCTGCATGCAGCAAATCACACACCTCCTCCTGCGAGAGAGCTTGCTCGATCAGCAAACAGAACAGCAGTGAATTTCCCATCTCACGGAACAGCTGAAACAGTTCAGTTTTCGCATCCGGGTACTGAACGATATCAACCAGATGCGCCTGATAGTAACTAAGCACACCGGGTGATCCATAGTCGCAACGTGGCAGTTTGCAAGATTTTGGCATTGCGGACATCAGAGTTTTGGTGAATTGAAGCAAATTTCCTTGAATCAGTGGCTTCACAATATCCTTCAAAATTATGTCCATCACGACGGCAATTCCTTGATATCCAAGCAGCCGACAGATGGCGTGGAAGTGCGGCGAACCAACGAATCCCGTGTACTGGCCGTACTGTGTGGAAAATGCAGCATTCAACGGTTTCGAACCCCACAAATAATAGTGAGACATGACCGGAGCTTTCTCCCGGGTGATGGCCCCCGAGAACGGAATCTGCAGTTTGTTCCGAACGAATCGATTCGTTGCAGCGTTATAGCAATAGTTAGAGAGAAAATCGTAATTCAATTCTACGAAAACGTGCAGAGTAACGCGCCCGTATGGCGCTAAAACGTTATGATTAGCTTCCTTTAACATTGCGTCAAAATCGTCCAAAGCCAAGAATCTAGACAACAGCTTGTGGCACAGTTTGTTAACCGCCAAAAGTGCCTCCAACTCAACCACGCCAGTAATATCGCTAGCTTCGAAGCGACAGATGGCAAGCTCCAAGCTTTTCTGCATATCCGCATTGATGCGCTGGGTGATAAGCTTGTTCAAATCAATTGACCTGCCCAGCAGCTGAACGTGTCTTTGCTTCAGCAGCGTTTCGTAGCGATTATTTTTTGGATGGGACTGGAAGTTAAAACCCAGCACCTCGCATTCCACCCGGAAGCGCTTGTCCAGATAGATACTGCCCGCCAGCTGTTTGTAGTGCGCAAACACCTGCTCACTCAGCTTATACACGAACTGATCGAAGCACAGATTGACTTCGGCTTCCACTTCGTCGTACAGAAACTGCTTGCGGAAGATGGTCAACGCGTACAGCGCGGAATCGTTGTACAAATCCAGCGGGTACAGGACGTACTCCATCATCGATGGCTCCTTGGTACGGAGGATGTGATCCGTCAGAATCCACGGCATTGACATCTCGATCGGAAACTGGATGCGCTTCTCCATCGTGATCAGGTCGTTGCATTCTTCGTTGTGCTGGTGGCGAACGGTGCATTTCTGTGATGAAATTGGAATAAAACATAAGatgattttattattaaaaagttcaattgaaaaattaaaaaactttatCTCTGATAAATCTAATTTAACCTTCAAGATCTCACATAACTTCGGCTCCAAATTATTcgcagggtggcgaaaaagttttcaaaaccaATTCGCCTGATTTTTCCTAATATTCCTTAAAATATATCATTATTTTCTCTGATATTTTTCATgctttggcacaaaaaaattatcatttttgcACGCTGCTATAACCTCGCCATCGAGATTCAAATGGATTGGTACAAGAACCAtgtttaccgggctgtcgtttAACGATATTTTTAGCCTACTGCAAATTGCCAATATTCACCTTTGTATACCGATTTCAAGTCGATTAAAGGATGATATGTGGACATATTGAATTCGCGGCGTTCATTTAGAAGAGTGATTGCCTGGTATTTGTTGCCCTATAGTTTGTCGTCTGTCGTAGATAAGCCACACGATACCTTCCATCTATTTCTCCAGTTCTCATTCCTCCGCCCAAGGCAATCACTCAACGTACCGCTCAAGCCAGCACTTCTTTGCCGTATATTAaaagctcgctggggagttggtccgCGTAACTTCTAGAAGCTTTCTTAATTTTTAgttagccaaacttttcaacCTCTGGAAACAGTGGTTCCCAGCCCTTTTCGTGACACCTTTTGCTAACTGTAAAGATCTCCGCAACCTCCTTTACAAAACACAAAGAGCAGCCTCTCTAAAAGTTTCAGATACAAGTTTTGTAATGCGGAGCTGTGTTTGTTTGTCTCGTATTGTACTGTACGTCTTCCAACCGGCCGCCGACCctcggttgggaaccactgctcTAGAAGATCAAGAGTAAAAAAAACTGCGCTCTCTACTgcgtcattttattttttttttttttaaatatggcaAGGAAATCTGTTTAACGACACCTGAGAAAAGAACTCAGGGTTCGGGAATGAAACTAGGAGAGTGATGCCCTAATCCGGCCCTAATCCGGCCCTAATCTTCCCGGGACGACGGtcaagtattacgtcggggagtggcttttgtgcttgACACACCCTCTCTACTTTTATTACCTCCtagttaacctggagactggcaatCAGCTATCACTGAAGTGTTGGTGGTTAACccaccacacacgttgcagctccaggacaaacCGCACtacactgccgtgagatgacaaagtgacgtaagtgccattttcccgaatatgagtttttcataccaatttgttcattattcgaatacCTATCTATCgatatcttccttttcgttgtaacttatccgtacgttgcataaaatcaaaaaaacaaagtgacgttggcacacatttccatacTAAAGTGACGAgaaattctttcgtttttgggccgtactgaaaaactgatcacttggatctacgtcacaatcaTATCATATCACGGCAGTACAGGCACATTGTCCGggctaggttgtccggagtggccCGCTCACTGCCTACATGTCGCTCCTCGCACCTACAATACGTGGGCATACagagacgtgctcagcagtctcttccgcatccacgcactcgggacacatgggagaTTCCGCATATTCGAGCCTATGCAAATAtcgcctgaagcaaccatggcctaacgggatttgtgtcaggttgtagttcacttcaccatgatGCCTCCCGACCCAACCGGATATCTTCAGAATAAATCGGTGCATCCATCTACACTGAAattggaattggaccattctcTCTACCATCAGGACATCGGAGATGACCTTTCGGTTCCTtatatgccccttgtgtcacgttggacGAAGCATTCTCTGTTCTCCttaatggcgatgctgataggcatcatgcctaacaggacacagattgcatcgtatggcACTGTACGGCATCATGCCTAACaggacacagattgcatcgtatggcACTGTACGGTGCGCACTCGCAACCTTGAGGCGCATGAGGCGCATGAGCTTATAGCTCTGGACCACACTAGTCCACCGTACCTAattatggacgaaaccacgctggcaagaagttttcgTTTACTGCCATACACCGCTGAACTATCGATGGGGCCCTCCTACatgcatagtcgacgtgactcccggaAGTAAGCTTATCGTCGACCGTATCCCACAAAAGCTTCAGAGATCGTTTTGAGGTGATGGTgtagtctccgactctgacaaccgcctgttgctccgattcaAGGTTGCTCTCAACCGTGATTTCCGTTTTATGATGCACTAGCACCAGTTTTCTCCAGCGTGGACCCATCCTTCTGGAACCTGAACTGaatacttgccagaccgtttctACCCTCCGTGTACTTCAGCattctgttgaggataattctttcaagcaccttgcccgcagtgtccagcagacataTATGCCTATATGCCGGGTCCCTTGGTGCTTTCCCAGCCTttggcaataagaccagtcacTGCCGCTACCACCTCTCCGGGAAGAGGCAATCATCCAGGCACTGCATGACTGCCCGGAACAGCGCGGGGTCgtcagcctgattgccaggatagactccatccggtcccggtgccatGCTAGCCACCCTTTTAAACCTTCACATGGCTGTTGTCgttcacggattggatgttcggcaggttgaccgaccatccctggtctgtgtctgggatactggaacgtcgaacgtgagactcgactgccgaaggccagagacttggctcgtggcgtgcaAAGAGTCCcacgatgatacgctccagtaTCATTGCTGATCGCTCTGccggcgccagcgcgcctttggttttgatcattacgatcctgtaggcgttacccaccgggttcgtattggcactcgcgcatagcctatcaaaTCAGGCTCTCTTGCttgccttaatcgcactct
It includes:
- the LOC129718376 gene encoding cytochrome P450 4c3-like, which gives rise to MFESYIRSSVLLSKAIKIGSYFSPITLILVTMIFGAIYVYNRRRARLVKLIEKIPGPASMPFLGNSLHINVEHDEIFNRIISIRKLYGRQQGFSRAWNGPMPYVVISKASAVEPILGSPKHIEKSNDYEFLKPWLGTGLLTSQGPKWHPRRKILTPAFHFKILDDFVDIFQEQSAVLVKRLEREVGNETGFNCFPYVTLCALDIVCETAMGRLVNAQLNSDSDYVKAVYQIGSIVQNRQQKIWLQPDIIFKRTEDYRNHQRCLSILHEFSNRVIRERKEEIRRQKSVNNNSKEGITEQAATVDGNNNPEEFGRKKRLAFLDLLIEASQDGTVLSNEDIREEVDTFMFEGHDTTSAAISWILLLLGAEPTIQDRIVEEIDQIMGGDRERFPTMNELNEMKYLECCIKEGLRLYPSVPLIARKLIEDVQIDNYTIPAGTTAMIVVYQLHRNPEVFPNPDKFNPDHFLPENCHGRHPYAYIPFSAGPRNCIGQKFAVLEEKSIISAVLRKYRIEAIDRREDLTLLGELILRPKDGLRIRIRRRE
- the LOC129718375 gene encoding cytoplasmic FMR1-interacting protein; amino-acid sequence: MAQEKITLADALSNVEVLDELPLPDEQPCIEAQPCSVVYQANFDTNFEDRNGFVTGIAKYIEEATTHANLNQLLVEGQKHAVMLYTWRCCSRAIPQPKSNEQPNRVEIYEKTVEVLAPEVNKLLNFMYFQRKAIEAFSGEVKRLCHAEKRKDFVSEAYLLTLGKFINMFAVLDELKNMKSSVKNDYSTYRRAAQFLKVMSDSHTLQESQNLSMFLATQNKIRDTVKDTLEKITGYEDLLSDVVNICVHMYESKMYMTPEEKHMLVKVMGFGLFLMDSEICNINKLDQKKKLRLDRIDRIFKNLEVVPLFGDMQIAPFNYIKRSKHFDPSKWPLSSSQAISPQADLMVHLPTIREDHVKYISELSRYSNEVTTTYKDNATDSENRATADLALRGLQLLAEWTSVVTELYSWKLLHPTDHHQNKECPVEAEEYERATRYNYSDDEKFALIEVIAMIKGLQVLMARIETVLCEAIRRSIYSELQDFVQLMLREPLRKAVKNKKDLIRSIITAVRETSADWQKGTEPSNDPAIKGKKDPDGGFLINVPRLNVGPSSTQLYMVRTMLESLIADKSGGKRTLRKDIDGACLVQIDAFHKMSFYWTYLLSFSETLQKCCDLSQLWYREFYLEMTMGRKVNKCTVRHQHNEECNDLITMEKRIQFPIEMSMPWILTDHILRTKEPSMMEYVLYPLDLYNDSALYALTIFRKQFLYDEVEAEVNLCFDQFVYKLSEQVFAHYKQLAGSIYLDKRFRVECEVLGFNFQSHPKNNRYETLLKQRHVQLLGRSIDLNKLITQRINADMQKSLELAICRFEASDITGVVELEALLAVNKLCHKLLSRFLALDDFDAMLKEANHNVLAPYGRVTLHVFVELNYDFLSNYCYNAATNRFVRNKLQIPFSGAITREKAPVMSHYYLWGSKPLNAAFSTQYGQYTGFVGSPHFHAICRLLGYQGIAVVMDIILKDIVKPLIQGNLLQFTKTLMSAMPKSCKLPRCDYGSPGVLSYYQAHLVDIVQYPDAKTELFQLFREMGNSLLFCLLIEQALSQEEVCDLLHAAPFQNILPRPYCKEGEKPETKQKRLEAKYASLQIVPNIEKLGTAKQTMIAREGDLLTRERLCCGLSIFEVILGRVKSFLDDPVWAGPPPVNGVMHIDECSEFHRLWSALQFVYCIPVAGTEYTVEELFGEGLHWAGCAIIVLLNQQRKFEALDFCYHILRVQRVDGKDDTVKGINLKRMVDRIRRFQVLNSQIFAILNKYLKSNDVEGSNVEHVRCFPPPPHPTVVPSHYHDPNKLRAQ